From a single Pigmentibacter ruber genomic region:
- a CDS encoding radical SAM protein yields MLDQFSGFKKELQEILNLNNIGVKIQNERYRRDRKDWIFDTLKGAFVNDENDILINLLDNYLDKTEPIAGDYGSWGDLLNFQNYIRNSDIPYYNKSKLYFFTAAIAAQQIEFGLIKTDESIPYLYEFVKEFFILSEENSILLSANGYIYEKYSLTGIIKIKSIQGKISIQVFKKEKNTSEIIEKLSNIYGWNYQSLAMNNNSKYNSFWGLSKFEIYGYFHSFKSNNYNMSFQSFIESVYPIWLPKSLGITTSFYCNARCAHCYNASSPENKKKFIEWKQIKSNITEWVSMGLNEVGISGGEPFQFPVELVELVQELKNLKIEKIIPFSNGFLGKDDLKLCNILKQLKSVGFGNNAEDHVKISTGQFHLPFISVEHILNFAKRHYEIIGNKCLFDIEVLENNEYLKDIISKAKEYNIAHIIEWKYRSKFSKSGRAKSLLKINNLTEPKLSDLKCPVRNRAAVYPDIGWVYCTGTIYPKKHISFSKLEELSIYEIFAKAHFDDKFIFLSLGSFEDYLKYKNSNIEDHKFKMDNNSTPCSLCSKVYN; encoded by the coding sequence GTGTTAGATCAATTTTCGGGATTTAAAAAAGAATTACAAGAAATATTAAATTTAAATAATATTGGAGTAAAAATTCAAAATGAGCGATATAGGCGCGATCGTAAAGATTGGATTTTTGACACATTAAAAGGTGCCTTTGTAAATGATGAAAATGATATTTTAATAAATTTACTTGATAATTATCTTGATAAAACTGAACCAATTGCAGGAGATTATGGAAGCTGGGGAGATTTATTAAATTTTCAAAATTATATTAGAAATTCAGATATTCCTTATTATAATAAATCCAAATTATATTTTTTTACAGCTGCAATTGCAGCACAACAAATAGAATTTGGACTTATTAAAACAGATGAATCAATTCCCTATCTTTATGAATTTGTAAAAGAATTTTTTATTCTATCAGAGGAAAATAGTATTTTATTATCTGCAAATGGATATATTTATGAAAAATATTCTCTAACAGGCATAATTAAAATTAAATCAATACAGGGAAAAATATCTATTCAAGTATTTAAAAAAGAAAAAAATACTTCAGAAATAATTGAAAAATTAAGTAATATATATGGTTGGAATTATCAATCATTGGCAATGAATAATAACTCAAAATATAACTCATTTTGGGGATTATCAAAATTTGAAATTTATGGATACTTTCATTCCTTTAAATCAAATAATTATAATATGAGTTTTCAATCTTTCATTGAATCGGTATATCCTATTTGGCTTCCAAAAAGTCTAGGAATAACTACATCATTTTATTGTAATGCAAGATGTGCTCATTGTTATAATGCAAGTAGTCCTGAAAATAAGAAAAAATTTATAGAATGGAAGCAAATTAAATCAAATATTACCGAATGGGTTTCAATGGGCTTAAATGAAGTAGGAATATCAGGAGGAGAACCATTCCAATTCCCAGTTGAATTGGTAGAACTCGTTCAGGAATTAAAGAATTTAAAAATTGAAAAAATTATTCCATTTAGTAATGGATTTTTAGGTAAAGACGATCTTAAATTATGTAATATATTAAAACAATTAAAAAGTGTTGGATTTGGAAACAATGCTGAAGATCATGTAAAAATTAGCACAGGTCAATTTCATTTACCATTTATATCTGTAGAACATATTTTAAATTTTGCAAAACGCCATTATGAAATTATTGGAAATAAATGTTTATTTGATATTGAAGTTCTAGAAAATAATGAATATTTAAAAGATATTATATCAAAAGCAAAAGAATATAATATAGCACATATAATAGAATGGAAATATCGGTCAAAATTTAGTAAGTCAGGAAGAGCTAAATCATTACTAAAAATAAATAATTTAACTGAACCTAAACTCAGCGATTTAAAATGTCCTGTTCGAAATAGAGCAGCGGTTTACCCTGATATTGGATGGGTATATTGTACAGGAACTATTTATCCTAAGAAACATATTAGTTTTAGTAAACTAGAAGAGCTCTCAATTTATGAAATTTTTGCTAAAGCACATTTTGATGATAAATTTATATTTCTAAGTTTAGGTTCGTTTGAAGATTATTTGAAATATAAAAATTCAAATATTGAAGATCATAAATTTAAGATGGATAATAATTCAACTCCATGCAGTCTATGTTCAAAGGTATATAACTAA
- a CDS encoding MFS transporter: MDIKNIINLIIGRFISNIGSTICTYSILLYLVSSKRESEIPFVILASVTGSFLGNWVILPRLLIFSSKEILIFANFCAGIFTFLICIFEINTDGNYILSKYSLALFSLIFTLFSILITASAQQFLTSENTTRYLHLDSTFLTATKILAPSISIILLFTLKIPIIYIILINGLSYLISALFIFLFLKNNKINYLNINSYNQKGLFSFYINNYFFWIIVIIINLMASTYNGGILVYLNKINLNPKMIAVFMTIQNISMLVSGFITTKWPLLTRHRKFAGIMSGGGLAIIGSSNNLLVLSLGNIIMAIGMTLLLNGFRSFIAEIPNSDSSLKRIYFGQLAFISSVTNLFGILLFSFLTINISSWGAIFIISGFCVLIISIMGTLYSIKRLVY, from the coding sequence ATGGACATAAAAAATATTATAAATTTAATTATTGGAAGATTTATATCAAACATTGGTTCAACTATTTGCACATACTCAATACTTTTATATTTAGTAAGCTCAAAAAGAGAATCAGAAATACCATTTGTAATTTTAGCTTCAGTAACTGGAAGTTTTCTAGGAAACTGGGTAATTCTACCCCGGCTATTAATTTTCTCATCAAAAGAAATATTAATTTTTGCTAATTTTTGTGCAGGTATTTTTACGTTTTTAATTTGCATTTTTGAAATAAATACAGATGGTAATTACATTTTATCAAAATATTCTTTAGCTTTGTTTAGTCTTATTTTTACTCTTTTTTCTATTTTAATTACAGCTTCGGCACAACAGTTTCTAACCTCAGAGAATACAACTAGATACTTACATTTAGATTCAACATTTTTAACAGCAACAAAAATATTAGCTCCATCAATTTCAATTATATTATTATTTACTTTGAAAATACCAATTATTTATATAATTTTAATTAATGGACTTTCTTATTTAATATCAGCTTTATTTATATTTTTATTTTTAAAAAATAACAAAATAAATTATTTGAATATAAATTCTTATAATCAAAAAGGATTATTCTCTTTTTATATTAATAACTATTTTTTTTGGATTATTGTAATTATAATTAATTTAATGGCTTCAACTTATAATGGAGGTATTTTAGTCTATCTTAATAAGATTAATTTAAATCCAAAAATGATCGCAGTATTTATGACAATTCAAAATATTTCTATGCTTGTTTCTGGATTTATTACTACTAAATGGCCTTTATTAACTAGACATAGAAAATTTGCTGGAATTATGTCAGGTGGTGGTCTTGCTATAATTGGTTCAAGTAATAATTTATTAGTTTTATCTTTAGGTAATATAATTATGGCGATTGGTATGACATTACTTTTAAATGGATTTCGTTCCTTTATTGCTGAAATTCCTAATTCTGATAGCTCTTTAAAAAGAATTTACTTTGGCCAATTAGCATTTATTTCATCAGTAACAAACTTATTTGGAATATTATTGTTTTCTTTTTTAACTATTAATATTTCCTCATGGGGAGCAATATTTATTATTTCTGGATTCTGTGTTTTAATTATTAGCATAATGGGTACTTTGTATTCAATAAAAAGATTGGTATATTAA
- the pepQ gene encoding Xaa-Pro dipeptidase, whose protein sequence is MLDLESLFKEHLKIRMATTDKALSALNYKSLILGAGEPFGYFADDTFAPFKTNPQFAHWCPAVGPHHVIKYEPGKKPLLIYYSPDDFWHYHAPLGNPFWASCFEIIEVGNKDKIWELLGDTSFSVFLGNETKYAVVKNIKINCELLEARLNWYRRFKSDYEIECLSQANKLGAKAHLAAKDAFFNGDSEYQIHNKYLQAIECVDTDLPYTGIVALDKNSAILHYHGREKRRNGNVLLIDSGASFNNYGSDITRTYANKNCHPAFIELLKQTEDLQQVLCKNVKKGLYFPALHETCHKEIAKILENLGIISINGDYETALNEGLTKVFLPHGLGHKLGIQVHDIGGKQLDEQGNPAPINPPNVLYRSLRFVGTLENNVVVTIEPGIYFIQTLLNQYKEKNKYSENINWALVEKLMPYGGIRIEDDVVPLENSQRNLTREFLP, encoded by the coding sequence ATGTTAGATTTAGAATCTTTATTTAAAGAACATTTGAAAATTAGAATGGCTACAACAGATAAAGCCTTAAGTGCACTTAACTACAAAAGTTTAATTCTGGGTGCAGGTGAACCTTTCGGTTATTTTGCTGATGACACCTTTGCTCCATTTAAAACCAATCCACAGTTTGCACATTGGTGCCCAGCCGTTGGTCCACACCACGTTATTAAATATGAGCCAGGTAAAAAACCCTTGCTTATTTACTATTCTCCAGATGATTTTTGGCACTATCACGCCCCTTTAGGGAATCCATTTTGGGCTTCATGTTTCGAAATCATAGAAGTTGGGAACAAAGATAAAATTTGGGAATTATTGGGAGATACATCCTTTTCAGTTTTCCTAGGAAACGAAACTAAATATGCCGTTGTAAAAAATATAAAAATTAATTGTGAGTTACTTGAAGCACGCTTAAATTGGTATCGAAGGTTTAAATCGGATTATGAAATAGAATGTTTATCACAAGCAAATAAACTTGGAGCAAAAGCTCATCTTGCAGCAAAAGATGCATTTTTTAACGGTGATTCAGAATATCAAATTCATAATAAGTACTTACAAGCTATTGAATGTGTCGATACCGATTTACCATATACAGGCATTGTTGCTCTTGATAAAAATTCAGCCATCCTTCACTATCATGGTAGGGAAAAAAGAAGAAATGGAAACGTTTTATTAATTGATTCAGGTGCCTCTTTTAATAATTATGGATCAGATATTACCAGAACATATGCAAATAAAAATTGCCATCCTGCATTTATAGAATTATTAAAACAAACTGAAGATTTGCAACAAGTTTTATGTAAAAACGTCAAAAAGGGTTTATATTTTCCAGCGCTTCATGAAACTTGTCATAAAGAAATAGCAAAAATTTTAGAAAACCTAGGTATTATTTCAATCAATGGAGATTATGAAACTGCTTTAAATGAAGGATTGACAAAAGTATTTTTACCGCATGGTCTAGGTCACAAGCTGGGAATTCAAGTGCATGATATTGGAGGAAAGCAATTAGATGAGCAAGGTAATCCTGCTCCAATAAATCCACCAAATGTACTTTATAGATCTTTACGCTTTGTAGGTACCTTAGAAAATAATGTTGTAGTTACCATTGAACCTGGAATTTATTTTATTCAGACATTGCTGAATCAATATAAAGAAAAAAATAAATATTCAGAAAACATCAATTGGGCGCTGGTTGAAAAACTAATGCCATATGGCGGTATTAGAATTGAAGATGATGTTGTTCCTTTAGAAAATTCGCAAAGAAATTTAACAAGAGAATTTCTACCTTAA
- a CDS encoding DMT family transporter gives MLQSERFRAELALVLLTIIWGLTFPVTRIVVAEMDSFALVFFRSLLASLVLLPFVFIKKEDRKDCFKFLPLGAILGFLVYLSYLFQSFGLETITSARSAFLTNLTIIFVPLLSPIFQKQYPNYKDYVSMAFAFVGMILLTSPFDGSGIGAGDIWTILCAITFSMHIHTLQKIVKKNGKSKIFAFLEIMIMCIFAATFIPINYHKNMHILPTSIEAYAALFYLGAISMVGTTLLQANYQCKTTPERASLIYILEPLFAILFGYMLLKESMTTKALFGGFLIIFAVIWVYFLQIGKKLIKNN, from the coding sequence ATGTTACAATCAGAAAGATTTAGAGCTGAACTTGCTTTAGTTTTGTTAACAATTATTTGGGGTCTAACATTTCCTGTGACTCGTATAGTTGTAGCTGAAATGGATTCTTTTGCATTAGTATTTTTCCGTTCATTATTAGCTTCTTTAGTGCTATTACCTTTTGTATTTATAAAAAAAGAAGATAGAAAAGATTGTTTTAAATTTCTTCCTCTTGGAGCAATTTTAGGCTTTTTAGTATATTTATCATATTTATTTCAATCATTTGGTTTGGAAACTATAACCTCAGCTAGAAGTGCTTTTTTAACTAATCTTACAATTATTTTTGTTCCATTATTGTCGCCTATTTTTCAAAAACAATATCCTAATTATAAAGATTATGTATCAATGGCATTTGCATTTGTTGGAATGATATTACTAACAAGCCCTTTTGATGGTAGTGGTATAGGCGCTGGGGATATTTGGACTATTTTGTGTGCAATAACCTTTTCAATGCATATTCACACATTACAAAAAATTGTGAAAAAAAATGGGAAAAGCAAAATTTTTGCTTTTCTTGAGATTATGATTATGTGTATTTTTGCAGCTACTTTCATCCCAATAAACTATCATAAAAATATGCATATTCTACCAACAAGTATTGAAGCTTATGCCGCTTTATTTTATTTAGGTGCGATATCAATGGTTGGAACAACTTTATTGCAAGCAAATTATCAATGTAAAACAACACCAGAAAGAGCATCTTTAATTTATATTTTAGAACCTTTATTTGCAATCTTATTTGGTTATATGCTACTAAAAGAGAGTATGACGACAAAAGCTCTGTTTGGAGGGTTTTTAATTATTTTTGCCGTAATATGGGTCTACTTTTTACAAATAGGAAAAAAATTAATTAAAAATAATTAA
- a CDS encoding NUDIX hydrolase, with the protein MSLEDLSVDRTFIIESLINYKNNIVKKNFFELSNNFLENEEKVDEIISFVKKNDNCFYRDCLKGHITSSALVVNHDFTKILLTYHAKLNKWLQLGGHCDGESIVHYSALREAKEESGLTSIDFVDIFNFPNKLIDMGIPQSFDLDIHFIPERKNEPSHFHYDIRFLLISSDENITISEESLDLKWIQINEVNFYTQEVSCLRQVEKLRYLIQKLMR; encoded by the coding sequence ATGTCTTTAGAAGATTTAAGTGTTGATAGAACTTTTATTATTGAATCTTTGATCAATTATAAAAATAATATTGTAAAAAAAAATTTTTTTGAATTATCAAATAATTTTTTAGAAAATGAAGAAAAAGTTGATGAAATAATTTCATTTGTGAAGAAAAACGATAATTGTTTCTACAGAGATTGTCTGAAAGGACATATTACTTCTTCAGCTTTAGTAGTTAATCACGATTTTACTAAGATCTTATTAACGTATCATGCAAAATTAAATAAGTGGTTGCAATTAGGTGGGCATTGTGATGGAGAAAGTATTGTTCATTATTCTGCGTTAAGAGAAGCAAAAGAAGAATCTGGATTAACATCAATAGATTTTGTGGATATTTTTAATTTTCCAAACAAATTAATTGATATGGGAATTCCCCAGTCATTTGATTTAGATATTCATTTTATTCCTGAAAGAAAAAATGAACCAAGTCATTTTCATTATGACATTCGTTTTTTATTAATTTCGTCAGATGAAAATATCACAATATCTGAAGAATCTTTAGATTTAAAATGGATACAAATAAATGAGGTAAATTTTTACACTCAAGAAGTAAGTTGTCTACGTCAAGTAGAAAAATTAAGGTATTTAATACAAAAGTTAATGAGGTAA
- a CDS encoding Cof-type HAD-IIB family hydrolase, translated as MKAVAIDLDGTLLNKNHEVTKFSKNILQHLSNSGIRIILASARPIKSVLKIASQIGLPNSPMIAGNGAIIASGINNIIFRESIDKDELVNLYQTLKNHTKFNTLTMHIYSDFDWYIPFLTSKAQEEIDIIGFSPTLIDGKVLELKNSVQKIMLVGNPDVLIEIRKYIENNLKKVSCVFSKSDSLEINALGVSKFLGVSTYAQLFQFSLSEFIAFGDGDNDELMLKNCGIGVAMANASELAKKGAKFITETNDKDGVAIFLKSYFKLSQY; from the coding sequence GTGAAAGCTGTTGCAATAGATTTAGATGGTACTCTTTTAAATAAAAATCATGAAGTAACTAAGTTTTCAAAAAATATATTGCAACACCTAAGTAATTCTGGGATAAGAATAATATTAGCTAGTGCTAGACCAATAAAATCAGTTTTAAAAATTGCTAGTCAAATAGGTTTGCCTAATTCTCCAATGATAGCAGGAAATGGTGCAATTATAGCAAGTGGCATAAATAATATTATTTTTCGTGAATCTATTGATAAAGATGAATTAGTTAATTTGTATCAAACATTAAAGAACCATACAAAGTTTAACACACTTACTATGCACATATATTCAGATTTTGATTGGTATATTCCTTTTTTAACGAGCAAAGCTCAAGAGGAAATAGATATCATAGGATTTTCTCCTACTTTGATAGATGGAAAAGTTTTAGAACTAAAAAATTCAGTACAAAAAATTATGTTAGTAGGAAATCCAGATGTTTTAATAGAAATAAGAAAATACATAGAAAATAATTTGAAGAAAGTAAGTTGTGTATTTTCTAAATCTGACTCTTTAGAGATAAATGCATTAGGTGTTTCTAAGTTTTTAGGAGTTTCAACTTATGCACAATTATTTCAATTTTCACTTTCGGAATTTATTGCATTTGGTGATGGAGATAATGATGAGTTAATGCTTAAAAATTGCGGAATAGGAGTCGCGATGGCAAATGCATCTGAATTAGCAAAAAAAGGTGCCAAATTTATAACTGAAACTAATGACAAAGATGGGGTAGCAATTTTTTTAAAAAGCTATTTTAAATTATCCCAATACTGA